Proteins encoded within one genomic window of Triticum aestivum cultivar Chinese Spring chromosome 2D, IWGSC CS RefSeq v2.1, whole genome shotgun sequence:
- the LOC123051655 gene encoding uncharacterized protein, producing MALPSASGGGSTARLLTVPALLLLLSCAALLVFLLLPSPSASSGAHLCACSDPVTTHTTTSVTTTTTTTAAPAPIATSPDDVAWLKAQLASNSLALLASADAWHELRKGINPRTRERQLFDLNRHHGISHYPEEEATNHTALPCPGELLVEEHHSNYGEPWAGGRDVFEFLANASALAPRDQVLEIGCGTLRVGLHFIRFLDAGRFHCLEQDELSLMAALRYELPSQGLLYKRPMIVRGGDMDFSKFGDTVLYDLIYSSAAFLHIPRDLVWAGLERLAGKLRPQTGRIFVSHNIKFCTRLGGDECTRRLTELGLEYVGKHTHDSLLFNHYEIWFEFRRPKV from the exons ATGGCGCTCCcgtcggcgtcgggcggcggctccACGGCGCGGCTGCTCACCGTGCCGGCGCTGCTCCTCCTGCTCTCCTGCGCCgcgctcctcgtcttcctcctcctcccgtcccCCTCCGCCTCCTCCGGGGCCCACCTCTGCGCCTGCTCCGACCCCGTCACCACCCACACCACCACCAgcgtcaccaccaccaccaccaccaccgccgccccggcccccatCGCCACCTCCCCCGACGACGTCGCCTGGCTCAAGGCGCAGCTCGCCTCCAACTCCCTCGCCCTCCTCGCCTCCGCCGACGCCTGGCACGAGCTCCGCAAGGGCATCAACCCCCGCACCCGCGAGCGCCAGCTCTTCGACCTCAACAG GCACCATGGGATCTCTCATTATCCGGAAGAAGAGGCGACCAACCACACCGCGCTGCCTTGCCCCGGGGAGCTCCTCGTCGAGGAGCACCACAGTAACTACGGCGAGCCGTGGGCCGGGGGCCGGGACGTGTTTGAGTTCCTGGCCAACGCCTCCGCCCTCGCACCCAGAGATCAGGTCCTTGAAATTGGGTGCGGGACGCTCCGTGTCGGTCTGCATTTCATCCGGTTCCTCGATGCTGGGAGATTCCATTGCCTGGAGCAGGATGAGCTGTCCCTCATGGCTGCGCTACGGTACGAACTGCCGTCGCAGGGGCTGTTGTACAAGCGACCGATGATTGTGAGAGGGGGGGATATGGATTTCAGCAAGTTTGGGGATACTGTTTTGTATGACCTTATTTATTCTAGTGCCGCGTTCCTCCACATTCCACGTGACCTTGTTTGGGCTGGGCTTGAGAGGCTTGCAGGCAAGCTGAGGCCACAGACAGGCAGGATTTTTGTGTCGCATAACATTAAGTTTTGCACAAGGTTGGGTGGAGATGAGTGCACACGTCGACTTACGGAATTGGGGCTGGAATATGTTGGGAAGCACACTCATGATAGCTTGTTGTTTAACCATTATGAGATATGGTTTGAATTCCGAAGGCCAAAAGTTTAG